The nucleotide sequence ccttctgtagagtttttttttacatcaacaAGAGCtgaaaactgcaatattttttcacgtcagagaaaaaaaataaaaccacagcgTCTTCTTTTTGCCAGTGCCATGCAGTCCTGCTTTATGCTGTAACTGACAGTGGAAAACTCTCCTTCCAGTTCTGCCTGCTGGTTTGCAGTTTGTGCACCTTCTTCGCCGTCTTAGGACGCTACATTCCAGGGATTGTTATCTCATATGTTCTCGGTGAGTCAACTCAAGTTttgcatgtgaaaatgacattttaatgagtGGAAGAACATGATAATCATCCACTTCAAGAGAAGTGAGTTTATCATCAGCATGAAGGATTAATGAAGGTAGTGAAGACCGTCTAGAACCTCAGATATCACAGACTGGACCTCAACATGAACCTGGTTTCTGTACATGAAGCTGAGATGACTTGTAGTGTGGCTGCTGTGTTGATGGATTCACTGAACCCAGagcttgttttctgtgttggtgTCTGTCTGAAGTGCTGGGCGTCTTCCTGTGGCCTCTGGTTTCATCTCATGAGGTTGGTTTGTGGCTGGAGCCAGTTCTGCAGAAGCTGGACTTTGGCATTGGCAAGTTTTTCCAGAAAATCAAAGACAACCACGGTAAATATTATTCAGTATATGACACTATATCGGTTTGTTAATATCTGTATTTGAATGGCTAAATAAGATCCTGAAACCCATCAAAGTCCACTTTGGGTTTAACCATGCAGTCTTTACAGTagaaaccattttaaatatgtCCTCCTTTATGAACCACATTGATGGATCTGTAATGTcttaaatgtgtttatgttcAAACCTACAGCTTCTGCTTCACTCTTTAATGTGAACAGAAAATGAAGTGAGTCTCCTCCATGTTTTCTTCCTTCCAGAGAAGAGACTCCTGCAGGCTCAGACTGAGAAAGAAGGCATCGAGTCGGACCTTTCCTCCATGTTTCCCAAGGTCGGCCAACACTCTGATCAGGCCTCTGTTGACTGATAAAATTCACATGATCCACATCAGCATCTGTTCACCACAGAAATGTCTTTTACATGTTGCTTTTGAGTCGAAATTTCCTACATAATACTACAATTTcctgatgttccctaaacgttCCTCATGCATTCTGCAGTAAACACTAGTTAGGCGGCTGCAGCACCATTAGTTGGAAAGTTTTCTATGAGTGAagctcattttaaatgtcaaaccaGTCGATTATTAATTTGTCAGAACCTAAAGTCATGATTGTGATTAATTTTGCAGCCCCAGCACTGAGTTAGCTGTAGTGGTTGTTTGAAGGACTGTTTCCTCCTCACTGGATCACTGGTAACCTCCACTTTCATCATCAGGAGTATCTGAGTCGGACTTCTCTCTCctcatttagtttttaaaataatctgcCTTAAAATGCTTCGTCTGTGGCTAACAGATGAATGGATTGTTGCATCAGGCCAGGATTAGTCTCACATAGTCAGACCAGTCTCTAGTTGTGACCAGCGctgtgcagaatggtctgaccaCACCTCATTGTAGTTCTACTACAGGGGATAAGATctaagatattcagtttaccgtcacagaggaggaacaaCAAAGCAGAACATATTCACCTCTAAGACGCTGCAGTCagaaatcagacagtttttatcCTAAATGACCTCGACTGATTACCAGAACAGTTGGTGATTGATTGAACAGCTGCCAGCTAATCCATCATTTAATAATCAGCTCTCGTCTCCATGTGTTTCCATCCTGCAGCTCGACTCTGCGGTGTGTAAAGAAATGTCAGTATCGGACACAGAGGTGTCGGACGTGACGTGGACGGACAACGGTACTTTCAACCTGTCAGAAGGAAACACGCCACAGACGGAGAACTCAGAGGGTACGTTtctaatggactttttccatcatttctgatcctcagaacttcatcagtccagcagatagaaccatgacatttaggaggagaaacacatctgagttctgggaaaaactgaccccagatcagtttaaatccatccaggtgtcacagtctgaacactggatctggtttctgttcattatCTCTACAACcagctgtgatcatcagtattatgggatgtatcctagtgatcatcagtattatgggatgtatcctagtgatcatcagtattatgggatgtatcctagtgtgaacagtttagagttctagaaacaatcattggttcctggatgtgtttcagGTTTCTGATAatccaccagagaaaactttaaaggtGATTGTGGGTGAACTTTAatgttggtaggtggttggtcacAACTATTAGAGACgatagaaatgtaaaatgtgagaTTGTGTTTTGTGAAGGAATAACCCTGATAACTTCTGCAACATCATTTTGAGCCCCGTAGAAAAGACCAGAGTTGATTCTAACATTCCTCATCATCAGTTTGTTCACAAACAGGCCGACAGATGGAACTGACAGAACAACTGAACACTGTTTTCGTGGAACCACCTGCATGTTCTAGGAGAAAAGTTGGAGCTTCCAGTGGCTGTTTCCTAATCAGTCTTTGTTCCTTCAACCTCACAGACCTCGACAGAGAGGAAGCGTTCACAGGCGGCCTCCCAGAATTCCCTTCGCTTGACAACGGCGCAGCGACCAACGGCGACGACGACGACCTGAGCCTCGGCCTCCCCTCACCTCCAccacagcagccaatcagatcccaGCAAACTGCTCCTCCTCACAAAGACCTTCCCGCCGACGAAGCCCTGGGATTGGTCAGCCAGGTGGCCGGTGACGTCATCACCGCCGCCGTCACGGCCGCCATCCAGGAGAGAATAGAGGCGGCGGTCGGCTTGGTGGCGTCCAGCGGAGACGGCGGGAAGTCGAGGCTGCAGGAACCCAGCGGGATGCTGGAGCTGGCCGAGGAGTCGGACAGCGAGGTGGAGGACTTTGAGCTGCTGGACCAGTCAGAGTTGGAGCAACTGGAGGGCGAGCTGGGGCTGAAAGAGGAGAAGAGCAACCAGGAGGCCCAGAGCCACAAGCCGGCCTCCTCTGGCTTCCTATCCAAACTCCTCCGGCGCCACTGATGGATGAAGAGTTCAGGTCACAGAAGGCCTTCTGCTCAAAGATAACTCTGGACGCTGGTGAGAAAGGAACGTTtccatttgtgtttttcctgctaaCATCTCCATTCAAAGCTGAGCAGTTGTAGGTGGAGACGCTTTGATGTGGAGCAGCGTCGCTTGTTGCTGAGATCAGACTTTACCACATCAGCCTGAAGACACGGAGC is from Amphiprion ocellaris isolate individual 3 ecotype Okinawa chromosome 10, ASM2253959v1, whole genome shotgun sequence and encodes:
- the retreg1 gene encoding reticulophagy regulator 1 isoform X1 gives rise to the protein MLGSREAGPAGGGEDAAGPRGPLSRTHRGEETPPGRAGCLLAGLVSWRRRPWRTSALLAAANTVLWFVAFGSFQAYSLLAVLLALLVVTVTVRDIIRSRSTEAHLWRSITASWEIIDSGPDGRSGTELQLSDSLKLFLQETSAFKQQNPGKCHAVLLYAVTDSGKLSFQFCLLVCSLCTFFAVLGRYIPGIVISYVLVLGVFLWPLVSSHEVGLWLEPVLQKLDFGIGKFFQKIKDNHEKRLLQAQTEKEGIESDLSSMFPKLDSAVCKEMSVSDTEVSDVTWTDNGTFNLSEGNTPQTENSEDLDREEAFTGGLPEFPSLDNGAATNGDDDDLSLGLPSPPPQQPIRSQQTAPPHKDLPADEALGLVSQVAGDVITAAVTAAIQERIEAAVGLVASSGDGGKSRLQEPSGMLELAEESDSEVEDFELLDQSELEQLEGELGLKEEKSNQEAQSHKPASSGFLSKLLRRH
- the retreg1 gene encoding reticulophagy regulator 1 isoform X3; this translates as MSPEDRGAGLSWEIIDSGPDGRSGTELQLSDSLKLFLQETSAFKQQNPGKCHAVLLYAVTDSGKLSFQFCLLVCSLCTFFAVLGRYIPGIVISYVLVLGVFLWPLVSSHEVGLWLEPVLQKLDFGIGKFFQKIKDNHEKRLLQAQTEKEGIESDLSSMFPKLDSAVCKEMSVSDTEVSDVTWTDNGTFNLSEGNTPQTENSEDLDREEAFTGGLPEFPSLDNGAATNGDDDDLSLGLPSPPPQQPIRSQQTAPPHKDLPADEALGLVSQVAGDVITAAVTAAIQERIEAAVGLVASSGDGGKSRLQEPSGMLELAEESDSEVEDFELLDQSELEQLEGELGLKEEKSNQEAQSHKPASSGFLSKLLRRH
- the retreg1 gene encoding reticulophagy regulator 1 isoform X2, yielding MLGSREAGPAGGGEDAAGPRGPLSRTHRGEETPPGRAGCLLAGLVSWRRRPWRTSALLAAANTVLWFVAFGSFQAYSLLAVLLALLVVTVTVRDIIRSRSTEAHLWRSITASWEIIDSGPDGRSGTELQLSDSLKLFLQETSAFKQQNPGKFCLLVCSLCTFFAVLGRYIPGIVISYVLVLGVFLWPLVSSHEVGLWLEPVLQKLDFGIGKFFQKIKDNHEKRLLQAQTEKEGIESDLSSMFPKLDSAVCKEMSVSDTEVSDVTWTDNGTFNLSEGNTPQTENSEDLDREEAFTGGLPEFPSLDNGAATNGDDDDLSLGLPSPPPQQPIRSQQTAPPHKDLPADEALGLVSQVAGDVITAAVTAAIQERIEAAVGLVASSGDGGKSRLQEPSGMLELAEESDSEVEDFELLDQSELEQLEGELGLKEEKSNQEAQSHKPASSGFLSKLLRRH